The nucleotide window TGCATACCGTCCATCATGTCTCTAGAGATAACAACATCTCCCTTGGTGAGCATACGCAGAGACTCCACAAACTCTCCGGTCGAAAGATTCACGGAGAGATAGCCTTTGACTCTTTCTCTGATGGCTAGCGTGAGAAGCTCGGACGGCTGTGGCCGGGTAAGGACTACCACAATAGCATTCGGAACATACTCAGTAAGTCCACGCACAGCGGCCACACGGTCTTCCGAAACCTCCCAGTCTAGCACTACGATGTGGGGTTTGTGCTGCTCAACCAACCGTCGAAGGGTGAGCTCATCCCCTGTCTGCCCCACGACAAGAAAGCCAGCTTGCTCCAAAGCCGAAGCAAGCAACTCCCGGATGAGCATATTGGGATGCGCCAAAACCACAGAGTTATCGTTATGCAAAGAATCAGAGTCTTTTTGCCCCATGGAAATAATCATACCACATATGCCGTGTGGGACGCATTGTTGGCCCGGAGTATAGATTATGTCAAGAGCGGCTAACCCGCTGTCACTTGATGGCGGTGTGGATGGCGATAGCGCCCCTGAGCAAGCGACGGAAGGTGACACTCTGGAAGCCTGTCTTCAGGAGCATCCGGGAGACTTCCTCCGCAGGGAAGAAGCCCAGGGCGGACCCGGCCAGGTAGCGGTAGGCCCCCCGGTTGCCTGAGATGAGGCCCCCCAGACTGGGCACCAGGTAGCGAAGGTAGCTGTGAAAGGCCCATCTGACCAGCGCCCCTGGAGGCTGGCTGGTCTCCACCATCACCCACCGCCCGCCGGGCCGGAGGGCTTTATGCGCCTGGGATAGATACTGGCCCGCCCCCGGGTTCCTGTAGGTGAGGTTGCGGAGGGTGAAAGAGGAGCCGATGGCATCCAGCCAGCCGGGGCAGAGGGGGAGGTGGGCGGCGTCTGCCCGGATAAAGGCGATTTCCACCTTTGCCCGGCGGGCCTTGGCCCGGGCGGCCTCCAGCATGGGGAGAGAGAAGTCCAGTGCCAGGACCCTGGTCCCCGGCCCCCCGAGGCGGGCGAGCTGAAGGGCCAGGTCCCCCGTCCCGCAGCCCAGGTCCAGGGCCCACCGGGGCCGGTCTTTCAGGCACTCTACCACGGCTTTCCTGCGCCAGCCCTGGTCCTGGCCCCAGGTAAGGAGGCGGTTCAGAAGGTCGTAGCGTCGGGGCAGGGAGGAGAACATTTTGTGGAGAAGGCCCGAAGGGGGCAACGAGCTAGCCCTGCTCCAGGAAACGAGATATCTCGCTGAAGGAGAAGACGGGGCCGTCCTGGCAGACGTACTTCTCACCGATGTTGCACCGGGCGCACTTGCCCATGCCGCACTTCATCTTGGACTCCAGGGTGGTAACTATCTGCATGGGGGCGAAGTTCAGGGCCTTGAGCTCCGCCAGGACAAAGCGGATCATGATGGGGGGTCCGCAGGTGATAGTTATAGTGTTCTCGGGAGAGGGCTTTAGCTCCTTTATCACGGTGGGGACGAGGGCTACCCTCCCCTGCCAGCCCCCGTTCCCCCGGTCAACGGTGAGCTCCACCCTGGTGCGGGGGGCCTCCGCCCAGGAGGGGAACTCGTGGGCAAAGACCAGGTCGGCGGGGGTGCGGGCGCCGTAGATGACCAGTAGCTCCCCATACTCCTCCCGGTGGTTCAGGACGGCCTGGATGACGGGGCGGAGCGGGGCCAGGCCAATGCCGCCGCCGATGATGATGATGTTCTTCCCCCGGTACTCATCCATGGGGAAGGCATTGCCGAAGGGCCCTCTTATACCCACCGCCTCCTCCGGCTCCAGCTCATGAAGGGCCGAGCTCACCGTCCCCACCCGGCGGATGGCAAACTCCAGCACCCCATCGGGGGAGGGGTAGCTGGCGAAGGTGAAGGGGGACTCCCCCATACCAAAAGCCGATACAAAGGCGAACTGCCCCGGCCTGTGGCGGAAGTTCTCTCTTGCCCGCGGGTCCTCTATCTCCACCCGGAAGAGCTTCACATCGGGGGTGAGGTCCTGGACCGCCAGGATGCGGGCAGGGAGGGGGAGGAAGGGACTATCAGGTAGCACGGGCAACCTTGGCTTCTATTTTCTGCATATCAGAGACTATCTCCCGGATGTCTATGTTCACGGGACAGGCTCGCACGCAGCGGCCGCAGCCAGTGCACTTCACCTGGCCCTTGAACTGGGTGGGATAGTAGAGGAACTTGTGGTAGAAGCGCTGGCGGAGCCTGGCCCCCGTGGAGGGGCGGGGGTCATAGCCGCCTGCCAGGCGGGCAAAGCCGGAGGCCTGACAGCTTTCCCAGCTCCTTACCCTCTCCACCATGCCCTTCAGCGGATAGTCCCGGATATCAAAACAGTAGCAGCAGGGGCAGACATAGGCACAGAGGTTGCAGTGGATGCACCTATCTGCCAGGCGCTCCCAGTAGCCATCGTTGAAGATTCTCTTGGCCACATCAGTGATGCCGGCAACGGGGACGGGGGTGGTGGCTGGGGGTGGGGGGTTGTCTATCTCCAGCTCCTCCATATTGAAGCCGGTGAAGAGGGCGGCCCCCCGGGCGGTCCGCACCTGGAGGATGTAGCCCTGAGGGGTGGGGATGAGCAGGACATCCAGGTGGGAGACATCCTGTGGTCCGGAGCCCGCGCTCTCGCAGAAGCACTCCGGCCGGGCCCGGGCGCAGGCCAGGCCCACCAGAATGGTCGCATCCCGCCGCCTCTGATAATGGGGGTCGCCGGGCTGGGAGAGGAAAGCGGCATCCATGAGGGATATGCCGTGGGCATCGCAGGGGTGCAGGCCAAAGAGGACCTGTTTTTTGACCTCAGGCAGGGGCCGGGCCTCCCAGCGCCCGTTCTTGCGCTCAAAGATGAAGAGGGTCTCCGAGGGCGGGAAAATGACATCCTTGGGGGAAAGGGTGGAGACATCATAGCTCAATACTATTTCCTCCACCCTCTTCACCGGCTGGAAGAGGACGGTGTCCCAGGCCTGGACGGGGGCGATAACGGTGTACTCCTGGATGAGCCTCTTCAGCCAGAGGAGGAGGTTGTCCCGGGAGAGGAAGGGCTTCATATCCCCAGGTCCTCATCGGGCTTGAAGGTGGCGAGGGGGGGAGGGGTCTCGGGGGAGAGGCCCGGCTGGAAGCTGAACTTGCTCTCCACCTCCCTCAGGAGGTGGCGGTTGAGGAGCATCATGGGTATTTTCACCGGGCATACCCGCTGGCACTCCCCGCACTCAATACACCGGCCCATGAGGTGGAAGGCGCGGACGGTGTTCCACTGGTGGTTCTCCTGGGGGGCTATCCTTATCCCCACCCATTGGGGGTCCAGCTGGTCAACAAAGCACTGCTGGCAGTAGCAACCGGGGCACGCCTGCCGGCAGGCGTAGCAGCGGATACAGCGGTTGAAGTGCTCCTGCCAGAAGGCCTCCCTCTCCTGGTGAGTCCTGGCATCTATCTCTGCCAGGTCCTCATAGCTTCGGACGGCCTCCTCAGCCACCGGTTCCCCCACAAGGAAGTCGTAGACGACGGGGTTGTGCTGGGGGCAGAGCAGGCACTTGGCCTGGAGCTTCTCCCCCATATAGCCAAAGGAGACCTCCCGCATCCCGGCGCAGGTCACCCCTATGATATAGACCCTCTCCCGCTTTATCTGCTTCTCCAGGAGGAGCAGGTTGATGGCCCTGGTATCACAGGGCTTGGCCACAATGGCCGTGTTCTTGTTCCTCTTGTCCACCAGGAACTTAGCCAGGCTGTTGACGCAGGTCTGGTCGTAAATTAACCTGTCGGCCTCCTCCGGGGTATAGGCGAAGAAGGGGCGGGAGGTGAGGCCATCACTGGCCCTCTCCCAGCCGATGACGCACTCCAGCTGCCGGGTGCTGAGGAGTTCTCGGGCCTTCTGCCGGACTAGCTCTTCCATCTACGCCAGCTGGATATCGGGGCTATTGCCCGCCTCTTTCAGGAAGTGGAGATATATCCTGGTCCTGAGCTCGTTTCTGGTCCTGACCGGGGTGACAAACTTCCCCTTTATCCAGATGCGCTGGGGCTCAATATGCACCAGCACCCTGGGGCCGTTCATCGCCTCCTTCATAAAGTCCGGATAGCCATTGCGGAAGGCCAGCCGGGCCTGGGCCAGGATTTCCCCGTCCTCGGCCTTCAAAATCTCCTCCAGGAGGGCGGAGGCCTTCTCCACATCGCTCTTGGTGGTGAGGGGGATGCGTATCTCGTCAAAGATATAGTCGGAGTGGATCTGGCCGTGGCGGGCGGAATAGTCCTTAGAGTAGTTAAGCACCGGCTGGTCCAGGACCAGGAGGTTGGGGATATGGAGGAGCCGGCCGGTGAGCTCCCCGCCCATCTTCTCATCCTCCCCCAC belongs to Chloroflexota bacterium and includes:
- a CDS encoding ubiquinone/menaquinone biosynthesis methyltransferase — translated: MPPSGLLHKMFSSLPRRYDLLNRLLTWGQDQGWRRKAVVECLKDRPRWALDLGCGTGDLALQLARLGGPGTRVLALDFSLPMLEAARAKARRAKVEIAFIRADAAHLPLCPGWLDAIGSSFTLRNLTYRNPGAGQYLSQAHKALRPGGRWVMVETSQPPGALVRWAFHSYLRYLVPSLGGLISGNRGAYRYLAGSALGFFPAEEVSRMLLKTGFQSVTFRRLLRGAIAIHTAIK
- a CDS encoding 4Fe-4S dicluster domain-containing protein gives rise to the protein MKPFLSRDNLLLWLKRLIQEYTVIAPVQAWDTVLFQPVKRVEEIVLSYDVSTLSPKDVIFPPSETLFIFERKNGRWEARPLPEVKKQVLFGLHPCDAHGISLMDAAFLSQPGDPHYQRRRDATILVGLACARARPECFCESAGSGPQDVSHLDVLLIPTPQGYILQVRTARGAALFTGFNMEELEIDNPPPPATTPVPVAGITDVAKRIFNDGYWERLADRCIHCNLCAYVCPCCYCFDIRDYPLKGMVERVRSWESCQASGFARLAGGYDPRPSTGARLRQRFYHKFLYYPTQFKGQVKCTGCGRCVRACPVNIDIREIVSDMQKIEAKVARAT
- a CDS encoding mechanosensitive ion channel family protein produces the protein MRATSIIAILLLVLGGVLVAWLLSSPNTAIYVTVVAVSMALALQKYIASFFGFFLIRVSRLFEVGDRIRMGNIKGDVKNAGLFHFTLEEVGEDEKMGGELTGRLLHIPNLLVLDQPVLNYSKDYSARHGQIHSDYIFDEIRIPLTTKSDVEKASALLEEILKAEDGEILAQARLAFRNGYPDFMKEAMNGPRVLVHIEPQRIWIKGKFVTPVRTRNELRTRIYLHFLKEAGNSPDIQLA
- a CDS encoding response regulator transcription factor — its product is MLIRELLASALEQAGFLVVGQTGDELTLRRLVEQHKPHIVVLDWEVSEDRVAAVRGLTEYVPNAIVVVLTRPQPSELLTLAIRERVKGYLSVNLSTGEFVESLRMLTKGDVVISRDMMDGMQQGLATAEPKPLDRLSNREREVLVLICRGATNREIAEWLTVSQHTAKVHVRNILNKLNLRNRQQAAAYAMQQRLVKDVKSEDSS
- a CDS encoding FAD/NAD(P)-binding protein, encoding MLPDSPFLPLPARILAVQDLTPDVKLFRVEIEDPRARENFRHRPGQFAFVSAFGMGESPFTFASYPSPDGVLEFAIRRVGTVSSALHELEPEEAVGIRGPFGNAFPMDEYRGKNIIIIGGGIGLAPLRPVIQAVLNHREEYGELLVIYGARTPADLVFAHEFPSWAEAPRTRVELTVDRGNGGWQGRVALVPTVIKELKPSPENTITITCGPPIMIRFVLAELKALNFAPMQIVTTLESKMKCGMGKCARCNIGEKYVCQDGPVFSFSEISRFLEQG
- a CDS encoding 4Fe-4S dicluster domain-containing protein, encoding MEELVRQKARELLSTRQLECVIGWERASDGLTSRPFFAYTPEEADRLIYDQTCVNSLAKFLVDKRNKNTAIVAKPCDTRAINLLLLEKQIKRERVYIIGVTCAGMREVSFGYMGEKLQAKCLLCPQHNPVVYDFLVGEPVAEEAVRSYEDLAEIDARTHQEREAFWQEHFNRCIRCYACRQACPGCYCQQCFVDQLDPQWVGIRIAPQENHQWNTVRAFHLMGRCIECGECQRVCPVKIPMMLLNRHLLREVESKFSFQPGLSPETPPPLATFKPDEDLGI